One genomic segment of Pandoraea thiooxydans includes these proteins:
- a CDS encoding acetyl-CoA C-acetyltransferase: protein MTDIVIVSAARSGVGKFGGSLAKVPAPEIGAQVVRAVLERAGLAPEQISEVILGQVLTAGSGQNVARQASIKAGLPSAVPAMTINKVCGSGLKAVMLAANAIQAGDAEIVVAGGQENMSAAPHVLPGSRDGFRMGDAKLIDTMIVDGLWDVYNQYHMGITAENVAKEYGITREAQDRLAVESQNRAEAAQKAGRFADEIVPIAIPQRKGDPVLFEHDEYIRHGATLESLAGLKPAFAKDGSVTAGNASGLNDGAAAVVVMSAKRAAELGLTPLARIAAYANAGVDPKVMGMGPVPASRRCLERAGWRVDDLDLLEINEAFAAQALAVHQQMGWDTSKVNVNGGAIALGHPIGASGCRILVTLLHEMARRGAKKGLASLCIGGGMGVALAVERA, encoded by the coding sequence ATGACAGATATCGTTATCGTTTCAGCGGCCCGATCCGGGGTCGGAAAATTCGGTGGCTCGCTGGCCAAGGTCCCCGCGCCGGAGATCGGTGCTCAGGTCGTGCGCGCGGTGTTGGAGCGCGCCGGGCTCGCGCCCGAGCAGATCAGCGAAGTCATTCTCGGTCAGGTGCTGACGGCAGGTTCGGGTCAGAACGTGGCGCGTCAGGCGTCGATCAAGGCAGGGCTGCCCAGTGCGGTGCCGGCCATGACCATCAACAAGGTGTGCGGCTCGGGACTCAAGGCGGTCATGCTGGCAGCCAACGCCATTCAGGCCGGCGACGCCGAAATCGTGGTGGCCGGCGGCCAGGAAAACATGAGCGCGGCGCCGCACGTGCTGCCGGGTTCGCGTGACGGCTTTCGGATGGGCGACGCCAAGCTGATCGATACCATGATCGTCGACGGTCTGTGGGACGTGTACAACCAGTATCACATGGGCATTACTGCGGAAAACGTCGCCAAGGAATACGGCATCACGCGCGAGGCCCAGGATCGCCTGGCGGTGGAATCGCAGAATCGCGCCGAGGCCGCGCAGAAAGCGGGCCGCTTCGCGGACGAAATCGTGCCGATCGCGATCCCGCAGCGCAAGGGGGATCCGGTGCTGTTCGAGCACGACGAATATATTCGCCACGGCGCCACGCTGGAATCGCTCGCCGGCCTGAAGCCGGCCTTCGCCAAGGATGGCTCGGTCACCGCCGGTAACGCGTCCGGGCTCAACGACGGCGCCGCCGCCGTGGTCGTCATGTCGGCCAAACGCGCGGCCGAACTGGGCCTGACGCCGCTGGCGCGCATTGCCGCCTATGCCAACGCCGGGGTCGACCCCAAGGTCATGGGCATGGGACCGGTGCCGGCCTCGCGCCGCTGCCTGGAGCGTGCCGGCTGGCGTGTCGACGATCTCGACCTGCTCGAGATCAATGAAGCGTTTGCCGCGCAGGCGCTGGCGGTGCATCAGCAAATGGGTTGGGACACCAGCAAGGTCAATGTCAACGGTGGCGCGATCGCCCTGGGGCATCCGATCGGCGCATCGGGCTGCCGCATCCTGGTGACGCTGCTGCATGAAATGGCGCGGCGCGGTGCCAAGAAGGGGCTTGCCTCGCTGTGTATCGGCGGCGGCATGGGAGTTGCACTGGCGGTCGAGCGCGCCTGA
- the phaC gene encoding class I poly(R)-hydroxyalkanoic acid synthase: MAGLFPGFGASPAQASDMSEWFGALRRTLDPTFLSSLMPDGSATGATRDDRPAMPALKMDPAQLSAIQADYWREFSDLMARCSAPPADGLALADRRFAGDAWRSPMYAIPAALYLLNARCLTRLAAAVEADAKTRERLHFAVEQWIAAAAPSNFIATNPDAQQRLVETQGESLLAGLRHLLADFSKGKVSQTDETAFELGRNVASTEGAVVFENDLIQLIQYKPLTGTVFQRPLLIVPPCINKYYILDLQPANSLVRHAVEQGHTVFMVSWRNADETLADKQWDDYIAEGPLKAIEVVRQISKQSQINALGFCVGGTLLATAAAVLAGRGERGAKAPLKSLTLLTTFLDFSDTGILDVFIDDAHVQWREQTIGGSNGPCGLMRGVELANTFSFLRPNELVWNYVVDNYLKGQSPPAFDLLYWNGDSTNLAGPMFAWYLRHMYLQNELKQPGRLTVCGVPVDLGAIDVPVYIFGSREDHIVPWRAAYASTALLRGPKRFVLGASGHIAGVINPPAKQRRSYWTGDALPASADDWLAGAEEHPGSWWPDWHAWLASYGGRRVKASSGYGNVQYQPVEPAPGSYVKAKA; the protein is encoded by the coding sequence ATGGCGGGTCTCTTCCCTGGATTCGGGGCTTCCCCTGCTCAGGCATCCGATATGTCCGAATGGTTCGGCGCATTGCGCCGCACACTGGATCCGACATTTCTTTCGTCACTCATGCCCGATGGTTCGGCCACCGGCGCGACGCGCGACGACCGGCCGGCGATGCCGGCGCTCAAAATGGACCCGGCTCAATTGAGCGCAATACAGGCCGATTATTGGCGTGAATTCTCCGACCTGATGGCGCGCTGCTCGGCGCCACCCGCCGACGGTCTCGCACTTGCCGACCGCCGCTTCGCGGGTGACGCCTGGCGCAGTCCAATGTACGCGATTCCGGCGGCCTTGTACTTGCTCAACGCGCGTTGTCTGACACGCCTTGCCGCTGCGGTGGAGGCCGATGCGAAGACACGCGAACGCCTGCATTTTGCCGTCGAGCAGTGGATCGCCGCTGCCGCGCCGAGCAATTTCATCGCTACCAACCCCGATGCGCAGCAGCGTCTGGTCGAAACCCAGGGCGAGAGTCTGTTGGCCGGACTGCGGCATTTGCTGGCCGATTTCAGCAAAGGAAAAGTTTCGCAAACCGATGAAACGGCGTTCGAGCTCGGCCGCAACGTGGCCAGCACCGAGGGAGCGGTCGTGTTCGAGAACGACCTGATCCAGCTGATTCAATACAAGCCGCTGACCGGCACGGTGTTTCAGCGCCCGCTGCTGATCGTGCCACCGTGCATCAACAAGTATTACATCCTCGATTTGCAGCCCGCCAACTCGCTGGTGCGCCACGCGGTGGAGCAGGGGCACACGGTTTTCATGGTGTCCTGGCGCAATGCCGACGAGACCCTGGCCGACAAACAGTGGGACGACTACATCGCCGAGGGCCCGCTCAAAGCCATCGAAGTGGTGCGTCAGATCAGCAAGCAGAGCCAGATCAACGCGCTGGGCTTTTGCGTTGGCGGCACGCTGCTGGCGACCGCGGCGGCGGTACTGGCCGGGCGTGGCGAGCGCGGTGCCAAGGCTCCGCTCAAGAGTCTGACGCTGCTGACTACGTTTCTCGATTTCTCCGATACCGGCATTCTCGACGTCTTCATCGACGATGCCCATGTGCAGTGGCGCGAGCAGACCATCGGCGGCAGCAATGGGCCCTGCGGGTTGATGCGCGGTGTCGAGCTGGCCAACACATTTTCATTCCTGCGGCCCAACGAGCTGGTGTGGAATTATGTGGTCGATAACTATCTCAAGGGCCAGTCGCCACCAGCGTTCGACCTGCTGTACTGGAACGGCGACAGCACCAATCTGGCGGGGCCGATGTTTGCCTGGTATCTGCGCCACATGTACCTGCAGAACGAACTGAAGCAGCCTGGCCGGCTGACGGTGTGCGGCGTGCCGGTCGATCTCGGTGCGATCGATGTGCCGGTCTATATTTTCGGCTCGCGCGAGGACCACATCGTTCCGTGGCGTGCCGCGTACGCGTCGACGGCGTTGCTCCGCGGGCCGAAGCGCTTTGTGCTGGGTGCCTCGGGCCATATCGCGGGGGTTATCAACCCGCCGGCCAAGCAGCGCCGCAGCTATTGGACCGGCGATGCGCTGCCGGCGAGCGCTGACGATTGGCTGGCCGGTGCCGAGGAGCATCCTGGCAGCTGGTGGCCGGATTGGCACGCCTGGCTTGCTTCTTATGGCGGGCGACGCGTCAAGGCGTCATCCGGCTATGGTAATGTCCAATACCAGCCGGTCGAGCCGGCGCCTGGCAGCTATGTCAAGGCCAAGGCTTGA
- a CDS encoding RluA family pseudouridine synthase, whose product MTRSTVPDYSLTIPVATEIPDDGDDDAPIHTGAAALDVAETATLAGTVPPEAAGERFDKVLARLFPAYSRSRLQDWIDAGRVSLDGTPARMRQRVFGGEQVVVRTAALPEQMAFTPEPVPLDVVYEDAQLVVLNKPAGLVVHPAAGNWSGTLLNGLLHRYGEAAAGLPRAGIVHRLDKDTSGLMVVARTLTAQTDLVRQLQARTVKRYYAAVVWGTPPARALVDAPLGRDPRERTRMAVVDGAAGKPARTRLATLASGHWQGQPVSLVLCSLDTGRTHQIRVHLTHLGHPLLGDPVYRGRHARPALPGAFGRQALHAWRLGLLHPADGRPMSWQSELPDDMRDLLGALGLSFDMNELFASEHIDDLFASS is encoded by the coding sequence ATGACCCGTTCGACAGTCCCGGATTATAGCCTAACCATTCCCGTTGCCACCGAAATTCCGGACGATGGCGACGACGACGCGCCGATCCATACGGGCGCTGCGGCACTCGATGTGGCCGAGACTGCGACGCTGGCCGGCACGGTGCCGCCCGAAGCGGCCGGCGAGCGCTTCGATAAAGTGCTGGCGCGCCTGTTTCCGGCCTACTCGCGCAGCCGTCTGCAGGACTGGATCGATGCGGGGCGGGTGAGTCTCGACGGCACCCCTGCCAGGATGCGTCAGCGCGTCTTCGGTGGTGAGCAGGTTGTCGTGCGGACCGCCGCGCTGCCCGAGCAGATGGCCTTTACACCCGAGCCGGTGCCGCTCGACGTCGTCTACGAGGATGCGCAACTGGTGGTGCTGAACAAGCCCGCTGGGCTGGTTGTACATCCGGCCGCCGGCAATTGGTCGGGCACCCTGCTCAACGGACTATTGCACCGGTATGGCGAAGCAGCCGCAGGATTGCCGCGCGCCGGCATCGTGCATCGCCTGGACAAGGATACTTCCGGTCTGATGGTGGTGGCGCGCACGCTGACCGCGCAAACCGATCTGGTTCGCCAATTGCAGGCGCGCACGGTCAAGCGTTATTACGCGGCCGTGGTTTGGGGCACGCCGCCGGCTCGTGCGCTGGTCGACGCGCCACTTGGGCGAGACCCGCGCGAGCGCACTCGCATGGCGGTGGTCGACGGAGCCGCCGGCAAGCCGGCTCGCACCCGGCTGGCGACCTTGGCCAGCGGTCATTGGCAGGGGCAGCCCGTTTCGCTGGTGCTGTGTTCGCTCGACACCGGGCGCACGCACCAGATCCGCGTGCACCTGACTCATCTGGGCCATCCATTGCTGGGGGATCCGGTATATCGCGGTCGCCACGCCCGCCCGGCACTGCCCGGGGCGTTCGGGCGCCAGGCGCTGCACGCCTGGCGACTCGGCCTGTTGCATCCGGCCGACGGACGGCCGATGTCCTGGCAGAGCGAGTTGCCTGACGATATGCGTGACTTGCTGGGCGCCTTGGGGTTATCTTTCGATATGAACGAATTATTCGCATCAGAGCATATCGATGACCTTTTCGCCTCATCCTGA
- the pgeF gene encoding peptidoglycan editing factor PgeF has translation MTFSPHPDWILPDWPAPARVRALFTTRAGGVSVGPHASLNLGLNAGDDVAAVQANRARLVAAIGARPGWLAQVHGTAVANADQAAYAATAPAADASVTVAPGVACAVLVADCLPVLLCDVEGRAVGAVHAGWRGLCAGVIEQAVATLRQRVGGPAELLAWLGPSIGPGRFEVGAEVRDAFLAAALPGEAAATEAAFAPVPGTGQGTALPPKYLASLPALARLRLARHDVTRVFGGTWCTYDAPARFYSYRRDRVTGRMAALVWLEKGR, from the coding sequence ATGACCTTTTCGCCTCATCCTGACTGGATTTTGCCCGATTGGCCCGCGCCAGCCCGGGTGCGCGCTTTGTTTACCACCCGGGCCGGCGGCGTCAGCGTCGGCCCGCATGCCAGCTTGAATCTTGGCTTGAATGCCGGCGATGACGTCGCGGCGGTGCAGGCCAATCGCGCACGCCTGGTTGCGGCCATCGGCGCACGCCCAGGGTGGCTGGCTCAAGTCCACGGGACCGCCGTCGCCAACGCCGATCAAGCCGCCTATGCCGCCACGGCGCCAGCGGCCGACGCCAGCGTGACGGTGGCGCCCGGGGTGGCGTGCGCGGTGCTGGTGGCGGACTGCCTGCCGGTTTTGCTGTGTGACGTCGAAGGCCGGGCGGTAGGCGCCGTGCATGCCGGCTGGCGCGGTTTGTGCGCCGGCGTGATCGAGCAGGCCGTGGCAACACTGCGCCAGCGCGTGGGTGGGCCCGCCGAATTGCTGGCCTGGCTTGGCCCGTCGATCGGCCCGGGTCGTTTCGAGGTCGGCGCGGAAGTGCGCGACGCGTTTTTGGCGGCCGCGTTGCCGGGCGAGGCCGCCGCCACAGAGGCGGCCTTCGCACCCGTGCCAGGCACCGGTCAAGGTACCGCGTTGCCGCCCAAATATCTCGCCAGCCTGCCGGCGTTGGCCCGCTTGCGTCTGGCTCGCCATGATGTGACGCGAGTGTTCGGCGGCACGTGGTGCACCTACGACGCACCGGCGCGGTTTTATTCATACCGTCGCGATCGCGTCACCGGCCGGATGGCCGCGCTGGTCTGGTTGGAAAAGGGGCGCTGA
- the rimO gene encoding 30S ribosomal protein S12 methylthiotransferase RimO, with the protein MSNPSSPAATPKVGFVSLGCPKALVDSEQILTQLRAEGYEISGTYDGADLVVVNTCGFIDAAVQESLDAIGEALTENGKVIVTGCLGAKKDAAGQDIVSSVHPKVLAVTGPHATNEVMQAVHQHLPKPHDPFIDLVPAQGIKLTPKHYAYLKISEGCNHRCTFCIIPSMRGDLVSRPVAEVMLEAENLFKSGVKELLVISQDTSAYGVDVKYRTGFWNGRPVRTRMTELVSALGELAQQYGAWVRLHYVYPYPHVDEIIPLMAEGKILPYLDVPLQHAHPDVLKRMKRPASAEKNLERIRAWRAICPDLTIRSTFIAGFPGETEAEFETLLEFLREAELDRVGCFAYSPVEGASANELPGALPDEVREERRARFMEVAETISARRLKRHVGKTLKVLVDEVNQDGGMARSMGDAPEIDGMVYIEPTTKASKRYKAGDFVSVKITGADGHDLWGEV; encoded by the coding sequence ATGTCCAACCCGTCATCTCCCGCCGCCACGCCCAAGGTCGGTTTCGTCTCGCTCGGCTGTCCGAAGGCGCTGGTCGATTCCGAGCAGATCCTCACGCAGTTGCGCGCCGAGGGTTACGAGATTTCCGGCACTTATGACGGCGCCGATCTGGTGGTCGTCAATACCTGCGGATTCATCGATGCGGCAGTGCAGGAGAGTCTCGACGCCATCGGCGAAGCATTGACGGAAAACGGCAAGGTCATCGTGACCGGCTGCCTGGGAGCCAAGAAGGACGCGGCCGGCCAGGACATCGTCAGCAGTGTTCATCCCAAGGTGCTGGCGGTGACCGGCCCGCATGCGACCAATGAGGTCATGCAGGCGGTTCACCAGCACCTGCCCAAGCCGCACGATCCGTTTATCGACCTGGTGCCGGCGCAGGGCATCAAGCTCACGCCCAAGCACTACGCCTATCTCAAAATCTCCGAAGGCTGCAACCACCGCTGCACGTTCTGCATCATTCCGTCGATGCGAGGGGATCTGGTGTCGCGCCCGGTGGCCGAAGTGATGCTCGAGGCGGAAAATCTGTTCAAGTCGGGTGTCAAGGAGTTGCTGGTGATTTCCCAGGACACCAGCGCCTACGGCGTCGACGTCAAATACCGCACCGGCTTCTGGAATGGCCGGCCGGTCAGGACGCGCATGACCGAACTGGTCAGCGCGCTGGGTGAACTGGCGCAGCAGTATGGTGCGTGGGTGCGTCTGCATTACGTCTACCCCTATCCGCACGTCGACGAGATCATCCCGCTGATGGCCGAAGGGAAGATTCTGCCGTACCTCGACGTGCCGCTGCAGCATGCCCACCCCGACGTTCTCAAGCGCATGAAGCGGCCGGCCAGCGCCGAAAAGAACCTGGAGCGCATCCGTGCCTGGCGTGCCATCTGCCCGGACCTGACGATCCGCAGCACCTTCATTGCCGGCTTTCCCGGCGAGACCGAAGCCGAGTTCGAGACGCTGCTCGAATTTCTGCGCGAGGCGGAACTCGACCGGGTGGGCTGCTTTGCCTATTCGCCGGTCGAAGGCGCGAGTGCCAACGAGCTGCCCGGCGCGCTGCCCGATGAGGTGCGCGAAGAGCGTCGCGCGCGTTTTATGGAGGTCGCGGAGACGATTTCCGCGCGCCGCCTCAAGCGGCACGTCGGCAAAACCCTGAAAGTGCTCGTCGATGAAGTCAATCAGGACGGAGGCATGGCGCGCTCGATGGGGGACGCGCCGGAAATCGACGGCATGGTCTACATCGAGCCAACCACCAAGGCCTCCAAGCGCTACAAGGCCGGCGACTTCGTGTCGGTGAAGATCACCGGCGCCGACGGCCACGATCTGTGGGGTGAGGTCTGA
- the phaR gene encoding polyhydroxyalkanoate synthesis repressor PhaR, protein MSTQKKTDERLIKKYPNRRLYDTQTSTYITLSDVKQLVLDNEEFKVVDAKSSEDLTRSILLQIILEEETGGMPMFSSVMLAQIIRFYGHALQGMMGTYLEKNIQTFIEIQHKLADQGKGLYDGATFNPDMWSQFMNMQAPMMQGMMTNYIEQSKNLFVQMQEQMQSQAKNMFSTFPFPPGGPGQPKDPNK, encoded by the coding sequence ATGAGCACGCAAAAAAAAACCGACGAACGTCTGATCAAGAAATATCCAAACCGCCGGCTCTACGATACCCAGACCAGTACCTACATCACCTTGAGCGACGTCAAGCAACTGGTGCTCGACAATGAAGAGTTCAAGGTCGTCGATGCGAAATCGAGCGAAGACCTCACCCGCAGCATCCTGCTGCAAATCATTCTGGAAGAGGAAACCGGCGGCATGCCGATGTTCTCCAGCGTCATGCTCGCGCAGATCATTCGTTTCTATGGTCACGCGCTGCAAGGCATGATGGGCACCTATCTCGAGAAGAATATCCAGACTTTCATCGAGATCCAGCACAAGCTGGCCGACCAGGGCAAGGGGCTGTACGACGGAGCTACCTTCAACCCCGATATGTGGTCGCAATTCATGAACATGCAGGCGCCGATGATGCAGGGCATGATGACCAACTACATCGAGCAATCGAAGAACCTCTTCGTGCAGATGCAGGAGCAGATGCAGAGCCAGGCCAAGAATATGTTCAGCACTTTTCCGTTCCCGCCCGGCGGGCCGGGGCAGCCGAAAGATCCGAACAAGTGA
- a CDS encoding 3-ketoacyl-ACP reductase, which produces MTQRIAYVTGGMGGIGTAICQRLYKEGFRVVAGCGPNSPRKAKWLAEQKALGFDFVASEGNVADWDSTTAAFDKVKAEVGQIDVLVNNAGITRDVVLRKMTREDWSAVIDTNLNSLFNVTKQVIEGMVERGWGRIISISSVNGQKGQFGQTNYSTAKAGIHGFTMALAQEVATKGVTVNTVSPGYIGTDMVRSIRPEVLEKIVATIPVKRLGEPSEIASICAWLASEESAFATGADFSLNGGLHMA; this is translated from the coding sequence ATGACACAACGCATCGCCTACGTTACCGGTGGTATGGGCGGCATCGGTACCGCCATTTGCCAGCGACTCTACAAGGAAGGTTTTCGTGTGGTGGCCGGTTGCGGCCCCAATTCCCCGCGCAAAGCGAAATGGCTGGCAGAGCAAAAAGCGCTCGGTTTCGATTTTGTCGCCTCTGAAGGCAACGTCGCGGATTGGGATTCGACTACCGCGGCGTTCGACAAGGTCAAGGCTGAAGTCGGCCAGATCGATGTATTGGTGAACAACGCCGGCATTACCCGCGATGTCGTGCTGCGCAAAATGACCCGCGAAGACTGGAGCGCGGTGATCGACACCAATCTCAACAGCCTGTTCAACGTGACCAAGCAGGTCATCGAAGGCATGGTCGAGCGCGGCTGGGGGCGCATCATCAGCATCTCGTCGGTCAATGGCCAGAAGGGGCAGTTCGGGCAGACCAACTACTCGACCGCCAAAGCCGGTATTCATGGCTTCACGATGGCGCTGGCGCAGGAGGTCGCGACCAAGGGCGTGACGGTCAATACCGTATCGCCCGGCTATATCGGGACCGATATGGTGCGCTCGATCCGGCCGGAAGTGCTCGAGAAGATCGTCGCGACGATCCCGGTCAAGCGTCTGGGTGAGCCTTCCGAGATCGCCTCGATCTGCGCCTGGCTGGCATCCGAGGAATCCGCCTTCGCGACCGGCGCTGACTTTTCCCTGAACGGCGGGCTGCACATGGCGTAA